The DNA region GGATCAGGTAACAATCATTAAAACCATAACTATGTCTTCATGTATCACATTAGTAAGAAACCATGTGAACTTGCAGGGTGAAACTTTTGATTCAAAGTCAATTGACCTATATATGTCTTCACCTAGGAGCGCTCACGAAGAGGGTGAAAGAGGCTTTTAAAGATCTATGTGAGAAACAAGAGAAGCTACTGGAGGATACATCTATGGAGTATGTTCACGCAGAGCGAGATGCAGCTGTGAAATGGCAGAGAATTTATGATATTGAGGAGAAGGTGCTGAAACAAAGATCGAAACTACACTGGTTGCAAGTTGGAGATAAGAACAATAAAGCTTTTCATAACGCTGTAAAGGTCAGAGAGACAAGAAATGCAATTCGAGAAATAAAGTGTCCTGATGGAAGTATTGTATCTACTCAAGAAGATATTAAAAAGGAAGCTGAGAGATTCTTCAATGATTTTCTTACTTATGAGCCGATGGATGTAGAAGCGAAGTCAGTTGAGGATATTCAGAACATTATCCCTTTTCGATGTAATGAAGCAGAAAGAGAGAGGCTTATAAGAACAGTCACAGAGGAGGAAGTCAGAGAAGTGGTTTTCAGAATGCCGAGCAATAAATCTCCAGGTCCAGATGGATTCACAAGTGAATTCTTCAAAGCCTCTTGGAACACAATTGGTAAAGACTTCACTGTTGCAGTACAATCTTTTTTTAGCAAGGGCTTCCTACCGAAGGGTTTGAACTCTACAATTCTAGCGCTTATACCCAAGAAAGACAGTGCACAGGAGATGAGAGATTATAGGCCGATCTCATGCTGCAATGTGTTATACAAAGTGATATCAAAGATCATTGCCAACAGATTGAAAGGCACACTTCCTCAATGTATTTCGTATAATCAATCTGCGTTCATCAAGGATAGACTTCTGGTAGAAAATTTGTTATTGGCAACGGAGATTGTAAAAGATTATCACAAGGAGGATGTTTCTCCCCGTTGTGCAATGAAGATCGATATCGCAAAAGCTTTTGATTCAGTTAACTGGCCATTTCTGCTGAACACTTTGAGGGCTTTAAATATGCCCGAGGAGTTCATACATTGGATCAAGCTTTGTGTCTGCACTGCTTCCTTCTCAGTTCAGGTGAATGGTGAGCTTGCGGGGTTTTTTCAGAGTAAGAGAGGGCTGAGGCAGGGTTGTGCACTATCCCCTTATCTGTTTGTAATATGCATAAATGTGTTATCCTGTATGTTGGACAAGGCAGTTGAAAGGAAGCAGATTGGATACCACCCTAGATGCAAGAATATTCTCCTATCACACCTATGTTTTGCTGATGACCTGCTAGTATTCACTGATGGAACCAAGAGATCAATTGAAGGGGTCCTTAGAGTGTTTAATGAGTTCGCTAATATGTCTGGTCTGAAGATTAGCTTGGAAAAATCTACTTTATATACTGCGGGGATTCAAGAGAGTGCTGAGAAGGACATACTCACGACCTTCCCGTTAACCGGAAATTTGCCGGTACGCTACTTAGGACTCCCACTCCTAACCAAGCGCATGACAGTAAGTGACTATCTACCACTTGTTGAGAAAGTCAGAAAGAGAATGAGTTCTTGGACAGGAAGACTCTTGTCGCATGCAGGCCGCTTACAACTTATCAAATCTGTAATAACAAGCCTAGCTAATTTTTGGATGGCAGCATTCAGGCTCCCTGGAAGTTGCTTAAAAGATATTGAAAGTCTCTGTTCTGCTTTTTTATGGTCAGGTCCTGACCTTAAAACTACTAAGGCAAAGATCAGTTGGAAAGATATCTGTTTTCCAAAGGAAGAAGGTGGCTTGGGACTTCGGCCATTAAAAGATCTGAACAGAGTTTATGGACTGAAGCTTATATGGAGACTGACAGCAGAATCTTCACTGTGGGTACGTTGGATTCAGTGTTATCTGATAAGGAAAAATTCATTCTGGTCTATAAAAGAAACTACTAGCTCAGGATCTTGGGTTTGGAGAAAATTGCTTAAGCTAAGAAATACTGCAAAGCAGTTTATCAAGAAGGAAGTCAGAAATGGTGATCACACGTCTTTTTGGTATGATAGATGGTCCAAGTTGGACATCATAAAAGAGCTTCTTGGAGAGAGAGGTTCACTTGATTTAGGCATTCCTGATCATTACACTGTTGCAGAAGCTAAGAAAAACAGGAGGAAAAGAAATCACCGAGTAGATATACTGAATCGGATAGAGGAAGAGATCAGTAATCTAGAAATTTTCCAAGATGAGGATGTTGCATTATGGAAGCATGCGGATGGAAAATTTCTGAACAAATTCTCAACAAGCAAAACATGGGATCAAGTTCGTGAGAAGAGGCCTGTGTGTAATTGGTACAAGGGAGTGTGGTTTCCTCAAGCAACTCCTAAATATGCTTTCATGATGTGGATTGCCATAAAAGGAAGATTACAGACGACCGATAGAATGCAGCAGTGGAACAATTCCATAAACACAGCTTGCGTTCTTTGTAATGATGCACCAGAGTCGTGTGTTCATCTGTTTTTTGGTTGTAGATACTCGGGAGCAATTTGGAGAAATCTGGCAGAAGGACTTATGCAGGATAGTTTCACTGTGATATGGAACGATCTGATTGAAATGGTCTCGAAAACATGGCTGTCACCCATCAAGACTTTCATTCTCAGATATGCTTTGCAAGCCACAATGCATACAATATGGTGGGAGAGAAATGCCCGCAGACATGGAGAGAAGCCTAGAGATATTAATAGCTTAACGAAGTTGGTGGATAAGAATGTGAGACTGAAGCTTCTTTCAGTTAGAAGAAAGGGGAATTATTATGAAGAAGGGCTGATAACTTGGTTTGGAACAAGAGCTTGAAGAAACAGGTTTTATTTGCTGGTTTGAAGGTTGATAAGTTCTTTGAAGAAAGCAGTAGTAGAAGATTTGGTCTTTAAAAATTGTCCCCTAGCTATGAGAttcttactctttttcctccattagagttttgtcccaattgggttttctctaatgagggttttaatgaggagaatCTCATGGCATTTCCAAATTTGACTTGTGTCACATGGTCAAATTTGAGGGGGAATGGAGTTTTTGAAGTAGTTGTGAATAGAAGAAGCTAGCAAGATGTGAAGAGAAAGATGTTAGGATTTAAATTTCTTtggttttgttcttttatttgttcAAATATGATGCACTAGTTGTAAAAAAGTTTtgattgaataaattttacattcattcaaaaaaaaaaaaaaatatatatatatatgtcttcaCCTATATATAAATACTCCAGTTTCTTTCAGGCACCAAATTTTCTAGGCGAATCCTTAGGCATTAACAACGATAACAACTCCGTTTActggaggagaagaaggagatagTGAGAACAATAATGATATGACAAAGGAGGTGAAGAGCGAGAACAAGCAAGACAAGCTAAGAAGTAGAAAGCTAACGGATGAGACATATTGCGGTCTATAGGAATAGGAAGCAAATGAACGAGCATCTTTGTGACCTCGAGTTTCTTATGTCTGGATCTTACCTTCAAAGGGTATCATGATAACGCATATACATCTTTTTTGTGATTGTATtcattatcttaaaatatttttattatgcatGTATATGACAGGGAGATCAAGCGTCAATCATAGGTGGAGCAATAGAGTTTGTGAGAGAGCTGGAGCAACTTCTACATGTCTAGAGTCACAAAAGCGTCTGAGAATTCTGAGAGAACCGGTAATAGGAAAATTGGGGACATGAACAAGACAATGACTTCTTCTTCACCAATAGCTTCAGTTGCTAACGCGCTAATTAATACTAGAGGGTATAGGAGCAGGGCTCCGGGAAGAAACAGATGAGAAGAAGTCGTGCTTGGCTGATGTGGGGGTGAAGCTGCTagagtttgatgccatgatcaagaaacTTTCAAGAAGAAGACCAGGACAACCGATTAAGACTACTGCTGCTTTGGAGGATCTTTATCTCTCTATTCTTCACACTTACATGACTACCATGGAACAAACCGTCCTCTACTCCTTCACTGTCAAGGCAAGTTTCACCTTCGTACACACGGCGGCATTTAAACGTCCGAGTTATGGCTTCCCATTGATTCACACGACCAAGTAACTGTTCTTAGGTGTTAGAGAGCTTCTCGAGTATGAACGTTATGATAACCAAACTGGGTTGTATTGCAGCGATACTAATGTGGTTACTCGATTCATATGCTGAAATGAATTCTCAGATTTAGTTACTTTAAATATTCTGGAGTTTGTTGTTGACTCAGTTCGATAGCTTTGTTttcatttgaaataaataaatatatttttggtttaattcaCTTTAACAGAATCTCTTTCACACAAGGATCACACATAGCCTCGAGATGAATACCCAAATCGAACCAGCTTGGAACCATTTGATTTTGGTGCAGACTCGATTATACCCAAATTTGATGGTACATACAATCAAGTTTTTTGCTTTAGCCAATTACGTGTAGATCcattatatatcaacaaaaattaataaaatataaataatttacacaTGCACTAGAAACtctatatataaatgaataaacacaataattaataaaaaaaatggaaacagTTTACACATGCACTAGGAACTCTATATATAAAGGGATAaacacaataattaataaaaaattggtTCCAAGTTGAAAATGTATGGAATATGATATAACTCGATAGATAACTAcgaaaatatctaaatttatgtaaataatagtccacaaaattaattaattaatatatatatatatagacataaataataattttattttattctaaaatcaGTTTCATCTCTAATTTTATTCACTTAAATTTTACGGTGTTATTTTCACTGAATTACAtataaaaacatttgtattgtatcatacaaattaacatttataaacCATTCATGCCCATATATTCTTAATATACTTCTTTTGCAAATCATAACACAAAACACATGTAATGAAATTATACAATAACATAGTTATATACATCATATGATCATCAAATTCCGCGCGCAGCGCGGACCGCCTCTagtatcaatatatataagcacatAACCGATGCATAGAAAAAGAGTCACGACTTGGTCGTAGTAGAGCTCTCGTTTTCAATTCCTCCTCACCAAGCCACCATTCTCTTCTCCGCATCACCACCACCTCCTTTCTCCTCCTCACCGAGCCACCACTGCATGTCTCTTCCGTTCAACACGCCATAGATGAGTTCATATTCGATTTTGGCCTTCCTTCTCTCTACCTAGCTAATCCTCAATGCCTCATCCACCTCTACGAGGCCAGTCATCAGCCTGGTTCCATCCTCTAACCGAATCACTGTATCATTGTCGTAGATTGTGTCTTCTCCTTCACTCACGTTGTCCCCGTCCTCCACAACTTCATGCTCAACTCAGTTGAAGGAACTTTttttcgagaaaaaaaaaagaaggaactGATTTCTAATGGATGATGCTAAAGGGAAGCTCTGCTTCGTCTCTCTTGACCACCACCGTTATCTCAATATTGCATGGTTTGGTCCTCTCTTTTTCTCTGTTCATCATTAGCATCAATCATTCATGTAGAAGTTAGAGACTCAAGAATATGATAGAACCATTAGCTCCACTCACTCAAAAACACAATTGTTTATAGTTATGCTAATGTTTATTCTCTTACGTTTGATATATGTAATCTTATTTCTAGATTATTTGCAATGATGATTCTTTATATAGTGTGATTCTGCTTTCAGCAATGAGTTCTGAGTCAATGACAAACAGACACACACACTCTGTTTTTGAGCAAGAAGAGGCAAAACATGGCGAAATGCTTGCAGCGAGGAAATATCAGTTCGGTACCAActcaaataaaatatcaaactgGTCCATATATGTAGCTTTGATCCAAAAGAAACATGGATGTCGTGCCATTCTCTTGTTCTTGGTATTGCTTTAAGTTGGTTTCCACAAAAATGGATTTTCTCGATTCATACACAACATGTTGCTATAACTCGTTCAACGTCTGCCATTACCACCACCAAACTTAGCAGCTTTGGGTTTGGCACTCTTGGGAATATTGCCTTTTAATTCAGACTTCTGTTGCTTGGAAGCAAACTCGGTATTCTTTGCCTTCTTCTCGTCTTTGGTCTTCTTGGTTCTCGAAGGCATAGTAACCAACTTAATAATAGTAACCAACTtaataataagaagaaagaaaaggttTTGATACGACAAGGACTACTAGAATCCtttctttttctaaatattttggaaattATCTGTGATATTTTTAGGCTGTAGCCTCTTTGAGATGGTCATATTAACATCAACACGAAAGTTACAGTCAGTTCAGGCAATATATAAACATAGAACCAAACTGAAAGATGACAACAGAACCAGATCACATCTAGAAACATAAACTGTTATCCTTAGTGAATAAGTTCAACTAATTATGCATATCGACGTGGTACACAAGCTATTAGTTTAAGCAGTAAGCCTACAACTTTTTAGAAAGCTTATTTTAACACGACAGCGTTTTCCCTTTTTCACATACTCTAGGGCTTAAACTAAATTAACTGCTTACTATCTCTGATGGTGGAACCAATAGCTGAAGCTGGTGAACCACATGAGACATCCTGGGCCTCATAGATGGCACATTCTGCGTACAAGAATAAACCAAGTCCACAACTTTCTGAACCACACTCGCTTCCGGTAAACCAGACGTTATAACCGGATCAAGAAGCTCTAACCACCGGTTTGCCTGAACCAACGGTGTAGCCCATTCGAATATACTCTGCCACCCAACAGAAGAGTTAACCGCTTGTGTCGGTCTACGACCACTCACAATCTCAAGCAAAAGGACTCCAAAGCTGTAAACGTCACTCTTAGTGGTGAGCTCGTTTCTGTAAACGTACTCAGGTGCGAGGTAACCATATGTCCCACCAGCCATTACCGTTCTCTCTTGCATTACTTCCCATGGGACAAACTTTGAGAGACCAACTCCCATTAGATGAGCTCCAAACTCCTCATCAAGCAGTACGTTACTCGCTCTTATGTCACGGTGCACCACTTGTGGCTTGACCTTGTCGTGAAGAAACCTGTTCATTCAGACCGAAGCTCTTAGAACCAAACCCTAACCAAAAACTTTATTAGAACAGATTTGCaacttttttttggacaacaagagatttagaattatatttttattcctAAACATTTTTTATCTTTGATACATAAAATTCTATTTGAACTCTATTTTATTTCAGTTGACAGAaactaatgtgtatatatattaaccaaaccaaacccgaaccaaagcTTTATTACAAGAGATTTACAGTTATATTTCtatttcaaaacaatttttattttctaatttaaactctattttttatacataaaattctttttgaattatattttattttcagttgaCAGAAACTAAAGTGTATATATTAACCAAACCAACCCGAACCAATCAAAAGCAAGACTGACTTACGCGATTCCTTGAGCAAGAGTTGTGGCTATGTTCAGTCTCATGTTCCAGTCCAAGCTCCTACCACCTCTAGGCACATGGTGCAGCCATCTATCAAGCGGACCATTGGCTATGAACTCATAAACAATGAACCTCTCTCCATGATCATAGCAACAACCTTTGATAGCAACCACATTGGTGTGATGAAGCTTAGCAGCTCTTTTAATCTCAGAGTAGAACTCTTTCTTCCTCTGAAAACTCGACCGTTTCAGCCTCTTAACCGCCACTTTGGTCCCGTCTGATAAACCGCCGGTATAGGTTCCTCCGGTTTTCGCGTCCCCGGCGAGACGGTTTGCTTCGCTGAAGTTCTTGGTCATTGATCTGAGCTCCTCGCTTGTGAATATCTTCCACGATGGAGGAGGAACCAAAGCTGGACTTGATACTTTACGCGATTTTCGACGTTTCTTGCTCCGTTTGTAGATAAGGAACCATAGTATGATGGCGAATGTGGTGAAGAGGATCAATCCGCTTACAACTAAAAGGATGATTTTATATTCACCGTGACAGTTACTACATTTGGtgtctgcaaaaaaaaagagacagaaGCCTATGCTTAGTGTTTGCTGTCTGGATACTAGCTATAGTGAGACAAGGGAGTGTTATTACCAGAATCAACAGAGCAAATGAAAGCATGAGAGGCGTTACATCTTTCACCAAAGACTTGTAATGAACCGTTTGTCAAAACCATACATATGTCAGCACCGCAAGATGAGCTGCCATTGCGACATGGTGTACGAACCGGCACTTTAGGAAACATGGTTTGGTTCCACTGAGGAGTCTTGGGATCGGACCAGGTCCAGTTAAAGCCCACGGTAGAAGAGTTCAGGCTTCTTCCTCCGATCCAACAGCTAGTAGCGTTTGCATTACATAGTTTTTGAACAAAGCTGAGTTCTTTGTTGGATGAAAGCGATGCTAAGTGACCCCCAGAGGCTATGCATAACGTCTCTGACTTCTCCCACGAAGTGGAGTTTCTGAAGTACGCGAAGCATTTCGTTTGGTTCGGTCCAAGGACCCAATTGGTAGGGCAAGAAACTGTACATTGGACAGTAAAGTAAATGTAAGAACTCTTATCTCAGATATTTTCAGACAAGACTCTAATTAAAGTTGTAAAGATTTTTACCTTTGTGAGATCTGTTCTTGAAACCAATTGCATTTTGAGCTGATGATTCACTCGATATCTGAAAGCAATTAACATAAATCACCACTTGAATCTGTTAAAAGATTCAACAACTTAAGCAGAGAGTTCGAACAAGTTCATGAATGCTTTCACTTACTGTATCCAAGGAGGCGAGATAGAGTAGAAACagacaagaaatcaaaaccagaGCCTGTTTCCGACAGAAACCCCAAGTCAGTTCCATAGCTGCAGCTttcacaaaaccctaaaaagaaAATCAGTGAAGCTTAGCATTGAATTGACATAGCAGAAACCCGTATCTGCAAAAGAGAAAGATTCATCGGCTTGAGAAGAAATGGTCGGGGAATAAGAAATTACCGCCAAGTCATAAAATCAGGAATGAAAACGAAGACTTTGTGTTGAATGAAGTCTCTTCTGAATTGCTCATATGTAATCCCAAGAGGATATagaatagagagagaaagaaaaaaaaagagctttAATGGCGAATTTATGGAGCAGACAGTAGACGGACTTCGGACAAGTCAGTGGGTAGTTCGGACATAAAAAAGAAATCTAATTTTCTTGTTTCTACCACTAATTTGTATGAAAATACATTTGGCCCCTAAATTACTCAATTTTTCGACTTCCCACTCTACAAActactacaattttttttgcaatGTTCAAGAATTTGGTAGGCGGTAACTAGGCCTTTTATGTGGGATTAAAGAATAGATAGATTATTCGGGACCTAGCGAGGCCTAGGCATTAACGAATTATtggtttgttttatatatattccatATTTCTATGAGACATTTCAGTTCTTGggtttagttataaaattattgtgatGAATTATCAAAACTAAATACACAAAACGAAAGAAATTACATAAATTTTGGATTCAAACTAACATTATTTCTTAACTCAACATATATAGACTAATTTATATCGATTTAAACCGTTTTAGAATAGTTAAAACCTATTTGAATCGTATAAATTGGCATAAatcggatttaaaaaaaaattgggattTTAAGGAAATCGGATGAGACCGAGTTGCATGTCAACTGAAAGATACAATTTATCTTGTAAAAAGACTTGCATGATAAGAGAAATCTCTCCCTCCCTCTTATCACCTTCATATATTTCAAAGAGAGGAACTTTTTGTGTGTAATGTACTTGTCGGATTAATCTTCTTTTCGCAAATTTTTGTTGTGTTTCAATTCAAAAACAGAATAATTCTTCATGATTTTTGATTAATCTATGTTTTTGGTTGATCTCAGTAATAATCCGATTATAAATCAGATTTGTTCTCCTCTTCTGCAGTTCATCACCATATATCATTTGATTCAAGTTAGATTTTCTCTTTTTTGGTTATGAGATTATTCCTACCTAAAGGAATCAATCTTTACTCATATTGATGGAGCTTAAAATTGGCTAAGTAGTAAAGTATCCCTGATAGAGAAGAATATGTGATTTTGAATTTATCTTGgttgaataaaaacaaatttagtaGAATCAGCATCTTATGATGGTCcgataaaaaaaatcttttgataTAATTGagtttttgatatataattGGTAGTTTGATATAGGTTTTGATTTCAAGCGACGGTTTTGGTGGAAGATTGGAGGTTAAATGAGTACAAAACTAAGAAGTTTAATGACTTTATGGTGAGAAAGATAATGGTCGTAGCTGCGCGGAGGTTGaagaagagatttttttttattctggCAAAATCTTCCAGCGATAGTGTAGAGGATTCGTTTTGCATGTGTCTTTTTGGCATGTAATTCATCTGTTTTTAGCTTGTTTACATGTGCCATGATGTGGTAGACATAAAGTTGTACTCTTTGTTTCTCGTTTAAAATTTTAGTGAAATTCAGaagtcgacaaaaaaaatcttgtaaAATAACCTATGGTGATTTTTGGCATAGATCAATGAACCATATAGATCTTTTGGACtaatttttttacaaacttACCATATATTTGACATTATGGAAACAAGAAAACTAACATACACAATGGAAAATATACAATTAACCGAACAAGAAAATCATTGCCATCAATTGGGAATTCTCGACTGATATTTCTAACCAAAGATTACTAGGAAGAAAAGcattgatgaaaaataaaaCGGAGATTGAGACCATTGGTGGATCCACCAATGCAACAACTAGATTCATTGTTGAATTTAGAAAAAGAACAATAATTTCACCTTTTcagaaatttattatttgttatgtTTATCGTTAgtcaattttgtttatttgttatttacGAATTTAGTTATGTAAATAAATGTTTGCTGAAAAAGTGTTTCTCTTTCCTTTTAAATCAAAAGGCTattgtattaaatttattagaaaatacattattttttcaGAACCCTGATGGGAGATTTAGTAATAACTAATTCATATGCAAATGTAGTGGTCAATTTGTCTGACTATTGAGTATTGCTATAATTTGACATTGGCTAAAATGATCGATTTTAAATCGTTACTTGTATAAAAGAATTGTGATAAATATTGATGTGGTGTTTTCTGTCCATTTTGAATCAACATGCCTCCAAAAGTGACAATCTAACCATTATGGCTATAAGAATCTGCTACGAGCAAAATCCATCCATGGTGATTGCTTTTGCTTGTTTCATTTCactattcatttttaataaaagttatgtATTTTCAATCTCTACTATTCAAAAGACATTGTAGCTGATAATAGCTTTCATTGACTATTTGCATTCAATAGTGTCATCCATTCTCCACCACATAAATTGGTTTTATGTAAATCATACTAGGGATTGGTCCATCTTACGGACGGGTGAATTTACATTAAAactatctaaaatattaataccGAAGTACATTTATCTATGTCCGCTTAGTTTTTCACAAATATTACAACTTCATGCCACTGTCTCAAAACACAGTAGTTTAATCATTTagttttaacataaaaaaattgtGGCCTTTAGTGTTAATTAcccattattattttgtttggacTTTCTTTTTTACTCACATGGTCCAGACTTCTAAACCAATCGATTGAAATATCTACACTACTAAACCAATCAATggaaatatctaaattaaacaCCCAAAAGCAATTAGTGTaaattattattcatattaaTACATATGTATATTAACATATTCTATTGCTTATGGTAGAAATTATTTTCACAGTGAAGAAACATTTTAGATTGTTTTGCTTATGAtgaaattttggttttgttttagatggtttatattttggtttgttcgtgacaaaaaaaattggtttgcaatataaactcaaaacgaaaaaaaattggtttgctAATAATATCTAACCTAATTAAACTGCTTTTCTTCCACTCCACGAAACATTCCTAAACCAGTCCTAAATTTacgaaattttttaattaatgtacaTTATTGACATTTAAAGCAATTTTTAATTGATACGCACTCAAAGATTTTCCTAATTCTACGCGATCAGAATATAACTACTCAAGAAATTTCCTAATCCTACGcgaaaagaatataaattattaattgatCAACAGCTCGAATCAAATAACTAACACAGTAcgaaaatctttttaaaaaacttgaCCACCAAGTTCTCTTTTTCTCTACGGATATTCCTTTTCCCtaatagataataaataataaatgtacATTTAATTGCTTTTAAGATCTTTTGCCtttgattgtatttttaaattataactaccaaaaataaaatatcgaaCTTATTGACATTTAACCTAACGTGCGCCATTTTTCACCACCAGTATATATATCTCATCATCTATTCTccaaatcatataaaaaaaattccaaaaccTCTAACATGTCGAAGATGACGACGTTTGTTCCTCTCACCAGACTTAGACCTTTCAAAGACAACTGGCGTGTTCAAGTTAAATGTTTACATTCATGGAAGGAAAACACCTCTTTTGCAGGTGATACTTTCGAAATGGTCTTGACAGATCAATGGGTAAGTTTTCTAACACACGTTTCGTCCTCTTATTGTATTACTAATGTTTCAAATGTATCTAATATGACTGTGTTTTTTGTTAGGGTAACAAGATCCATGCTACTTGCAAACGATCTCTCATGCACCGAATTC from Raphanus sativus cultivar WK10039 chromosome 8, ASM80110v3, whole genome shotgun sequence includes:
- the LOC108823139 gene encoding C-type lectin receptor-like tyrosine-protein kinase At1g52310 is translated as MELTWGFCRKQALVLISCLFLLYLASLDTISSESSAQNAIGFKNRSHKVSCPTNWVLGPNQTKCFAYFRNSTSWEKSETLCIASGGHLASLSSNKELSFVQKLCNANATSCWIGGRSLNSSTVGFNWTWSDPKTPQWNQTMFPKVPVRTPCRNGSSSCGADICMVLTNGSLQVFGERCNASHAFICSVDSDTKCSNCHGEYKIILLVVSGLILFTTFAIILWFLIYKRSKKRRKSRKVSSPALVPPPSWKIFTSEELRSMTKNFSEANRLAGDAKTGGTYTGGLSDGTKVAVKRLKRSSFQRKKEFYSEIKRAAKLHHTNVVAIKGCCYDHGERFIVYEFIANGPLDRWLHHVPRGGRSLDWNMRLNIATTLAQGIAFLHDKVKPQVVHRDIRASNVLLDEEFGAHLMGVGLSKFVPWEVMQERTVMAGGTYGYLAPEYVYRNELTTKSDVYSFGVLLLEIVSGRRPTQAVNSSVGWQSIFEWATPLVQANRWLELLDPVITSGLPEASVVQKVVDLVYSCTQNVPSMRPRMSHVVHQLQLLVPPSEIVSS